GTCGTCCTCGGCAGGTTCAGCGGGGAGCACAGTGACCCTCGAGCCAGTTTGCTTGATGAACTGCTGCAGATTTACCTGCCTGAGCTCCTTGGTCAGCTGCTCCAGCTCGTGCTGCATGTCCTGTCATCAAACAACATTGCAACAAACAAATTCAATAtcattcttcttattattattttattttgtatgtatCAGTGGTGGTTCATTTGCTAACATTCAAtgtttcagcttttttttttgagGTGGAAAAAGTCACAAATGAGGTCTGTTAATTTGTGGGGATCCCAATAAGCTGTTCAACACCCCGGCCCCTACCCAAAAAAGACCTATAGAGCCAACTCTTTGAAGTAAACAAGCATCAGttgtatggaaaaaaatatacatgtattcaaaatatttttatatatttttaatagtatttcaaaagttacaaaaatattttttggaacaaaaaaaaaaaatggattcaaaatggaaaaatacatcaccaaataaaacatatatttaaaaaaaaattgtgtaaataaaatttgtttgcaaattttttgtttggttacaaacagtttttttgcttgaaaattattttttctgGTTACAACTCAACTTCAGTCCTGTGGACAGGGCTCCTCTGAACAATATGTGAGACACCTTTATATTGGTCGGTTTCAGATGATGGTTTGACCATGAGGTGGGACTGCTGACTACTTCCACCCTCAACTCATTGAAGGAAAATGCCAAAGACTAGGGATGGATGATAAAAAGGCTTCTAAcacaaacacgcgcacacacgcacgcacgcacgcacacacacacacacacacacacacacacacacacacacacacacacacacacacacgtttgtatgaaaatttcttatcacggttattgtgaccaaaattattaaagttatcattattatcgctgcttttttaaatgtgctcagaattttcaaaatatatttatactgaaatattttaagaaagttttattcaaaaaaacacaaacatcacattcaaaatgatttccTTTGAAGAGGAACATTATAGTAGATGAAATCActtgtctgtgatgaggtggcgacttgtcctgggtgtaccccgccttccgcccgattgtagctgagataggcgccagtgccccccgcgaccccgaaagggaataagcggtagaaaatggatggatggatggatggaaatcacttGTGTCATGGACCTCAAATAGAtattgaatgtgcatatgaaagccACAAAAGAACTACTACGAACAAAGTAAGATGGCAGAAAAAattataacataaataaaataaatttgaaaattgtGCAAGATAGCACTTTATGGACGTAAgagatacaaaaataaaaacaaatgtaagaaTTTTGAAAGATGGCAACCGATGGCCATAAGTTGTAACTACACTTTTTGTCCATATACAGTACATCGTATCTAAGAAGTCTTCAATATTCTTCTGCTTGTTAGGCTTCAACAGGTCAATATTGATGGAAATGAACCCTGATTGAAACACAATTGTAATGCGGGTTGTTTATGAGCCTTTTGTATGCTTGTTGGTTGTATCTCTCGGGCCATTCACGAATGCAGCTCTATGTGGTTTTGTGTTGATATCTATCTCTGTGCTTTGATGTTTTCTAACACGTTGGGGTTGCGGGAAAAATGTCCATCATGTTCCTTTCAATTATGTGGCTAAAAACCCAATAACCCAAAACAATGGCAATGAAAGGATCTACCAATGTGTTTACACTgttccaagttcctctatacaatagGACTACTATTTTTAGGAATTTGCAGCAAATATGTTCGTCTCCCAAGTTTGATCTGAACTCAGGTGCCGCTATGGTCCCATTCCTGGGCGGATTAGGTCTtcgggccgccagttgaatagcacTCATTTAAGTCTATGTCCTAAATGTGTTTGATGGAATTTTGTttagcaaatacaaattaaagTGATGATGTAAATGTGTTTGTCCCACCTGCAATTTTTTGCTGCTTTGTCCAAGTGACCTGTCCACAGCCCTGCAGCTGCTTTCCAGCTGGACAGCTTGTCTTTCTTGTGCTTTCAGCTCAGCTTTAACTCGGAGCACCTGGGCTCGAGCCTCTGCCTCATTTAGCCACTCGGTCTCCTGATGCTCTCTTTGCACCCGCATCTCTTCCAGACCAGCTTCCACACCCTGATAGGGGAAAGGATACTATCACCTAAAACACTCAAAAGAAACTCAAATCAAACAATGTGAACAAAGACCTCCTGCGGAGAGCAAACCTGCACCACTGCCAGCTTGTCTTCAATCTCCTTTTCGCAGCCTTGCAAACGACCACGCAGCTCCTGCAGCCTGTCCTCCAGCTGTCTCTCACTCTCCAACTCAATCTGCAGTTCCGTGGCCCAAAACTCCTCTTCCTCCATCTCTACCTCGTTCTTCCTTAGATGCTTCTCTAGTTTAAGGATCTCCTCCATCAGGTCCTCGCACAAGTCTCCGCTGCACCCAGGCACTCGCCGCCCACGCCCCTCAGCCCAGGCTTTGAGCTCAGCTTCGTAGAACTCCATTTTCTTGTCCAGCACACCGAGTGTCTCTCTCTGTAGGCCCACCACTCGAACCAGATCCTCCATTCGACAAGCCCACAGGCCATGGCATGCAGTCCCAGTGGCTCCTACAGCATGATGGTGAGTCCCACCGTTTCCCAGGTAGAACCTCCTCTTGGTTTCTGCTTCAGTTGACCTACTTCCGCCCAGAATCTCCCTTAGACCTCGGGGCGCTCCTGTAAAGGTGAGGGACTTGCGGCGGGGCTCACGGCGCCGGAGGGAGCGTTCATTTGGATGGTGAAGCTTTGCAAGCGGGGGCAGGCTCTGGCGATGAAACCCACGTTCAGGCCCCCTGAGGGGGGGCCCTTCTGAGGGAGGCCGTTCAGTCAGGGACGGGCCTGTGCGAAGCAAGATCAGCTGGACATCGCCTGCGTATTGACCCCAGGTGTTCAGGGAGGCCACCGGGCTCTCGTGAGGGACTAAATGCCGCTCGGTGTCCCGCCATTTTTCTACCAGAGTGTATCTCCCAGTTCGACctgtcaacaacaaaaaaagagctGCTTAGAAAATATTCATGTGTTCAATAGTAAAATAAGGTTGCAGGAGACAGGAGCCTTAAATTAACTTAGTTGTTACCACCAGGACAAAATATAGTCTGGAAAAATTTGAGTTCTCAACACTACTTCACAAAGCATTTGTGTGAAAAGAAAAGGAAAATGGCAGAGGAGGGGGCTCTGCTTCGTCAACCTGGCAGGAGAGAGGAGGATGAGTCATACTTTTCCTCCTCCAACCCTATATTTGCGGGGAGTGATGTCACGACAGTCTGCCCAAGCACTCCTGTTCTTCCAAAGCTATAATAGGATAGCAAGTTATAGATTGTAAAAAAGTGCAAATGAAGCTTTCATGAAGCTTTCACTCAAGCATGGTCATGTTTTGGTGTATTTCAAACTTAGGAACATTTTTGGTTACACTTGCACAATTCGACATgcccaaaaaagaaaaagagtacctttttgttttttgtttcaaaatacatttaaaattctATTATGTATTGTATTTCATTCTGTTGTATGTGTGTATTTTACATGTTAATGACACTATTTTACAGTGTCAATCAGAAAATAGCAATTAAGTGGCTACATAATGTTACACAAATCCATGATTATTCTAGTTTCTTTTTGCTAGTTGAACAGCGTATCTATTCAAGGACAGAATGCAATTATTTATGTGTTACACACTCTCAACTGTAATTGTAATCTTAAATTTTTTGCAAACTTTTATCACAGTaaaatatagggacggcgtggcgcagtgggagagtggccgtgcgcaacccgagggtcactggttcaaatcccacctagaaccaacctcgtcacgtccgttgtgtcctgagcaagacacttcacccttgctcctgatgggtgctggttagcgccttgcatggcagctccctccatcagtatttgaatgtgtgtgtgaatgggtaaatgtggaagtagtgtcaaagcgctttgagtaccttgaaggtagaaaagcgctatacaagtacaacccatttatcatttatttatttaaaatgataAATTATTTCACTAATGGACTACCTATACTTTTTGTTTCTTGGTGGTTTGGGCAAGCAGAG
The nucleotide sequence above comes from Nerophis ophidion isolate RoL-2023_Sa linkage group LG12, RoL_Noph_v1.0, whole genome shotgun sequence. Encoded proteins:
- the LOC133563407 gene encoding ras association domain-containing protein 8 isoform X2, whose translation is MELKVWVDGVQRVVCGVTEATTCQEVVIALAQAIGRTGRYTLVEKWRDTERHLVPHESPVASLNTWGQYAGDVQLILLRTGPSLTERPPSEGPPLRGPERGFHRQSLPPLAKLHHPNERSLRRREPRRKSLTFTGAPRGLREILGGSRSTEAETKRRFYLGNGGTHHHAVGATGTACHGLWACRMEDLVRVVGLQRETLGVLDKKMEFYEAELKAWAEGRGRRVPGCSGDLCEDLMEEILKLEKHLRKNEVEMEEEEFWATELQIELESERQLEDRLQELRGRLQGCEKEIEDKLAVVQGVEAGLEEMRVQREHQETEWLNEAEARAQVLRVKAELKAQERQAVQLESSCRAVDRSLGQSSKKLQDMQHELEQLTKELRQVNLQQFIKQTGSRVTVLPAEPAEDDSTTSTRVIVPLTGSLKRHVTLHQMSSHLRVLNSPLSSSLNPEGIYV
- the LOC133563407 gene encoding ras association domain-containing protein 8 isoform X1; translation: MELKVWVDGVQRVVCGVTEATTCQEVVIALAQAIGRTGRYTLVEKWRDTERHLVPHESPVASLNTWGQYAGDVQLILLRTGPSLTERPPSEGPPLRGPERGFHRQSLPPLAKLHHPNERSLRRREPRRKSLTFTGAPRGLREILGGSRSTEAETKRRFYLGNGGTHHHAVGATGTACHGLWACRMEDLVRVVGLQRETLGVLDKKMEFYEAELKAWAEGRGRRVPGCSGDLCEDLMEEILKLEKHLRKNEVEMEEEEFWATELQIELESERQLEDRLQELRGRLQGCEKEIEDKLAVVQVCSPQEGVEAGLEEMRVQREHQETEWLNEAEARAQVLRVKAELKAQERQAVQLESSCRAVDRSLGQSSKKLQDMQHELEQLTKELRQVNLQQFIKQTGSRVTVLPAEPAEDDSTTSTRVIVPLTGSLKRHVTLHQMSSHLRVLNSPLSSSLNPEGIYV